Proteins found in one Triticum aestivum cultivar Chinese Spring chromosome 4D, IWGSC CS RefSeq v2.1, whole genome shotgun sequence genomic segment:
- the LOC123097873 gene encoding ATP synthase subunit b', chloroplastic — translation MATAMMAAATTSCSPRRALLKPAASSSSAPPPRPQPRSFLKQLPGLAATAAAAAVASVPLPALAVEMEKAALFDFNLTLPAITIEFLLLMVALDKLYFSPLGKFMDERDAKIRAELGGVKDASEEVRQLEEQAQAILKAARAEIAAALNKMKKETTTELEAKLDEGRRRVEAELVEALASLEGQKEEAIKALDAQIVSLSDEIVKKVLPSA, via the coding sequence ATGGCGACGGCTATGATGGCTGCAGCCACCACCTCCTGCTCCCCGCGCCGAGCGCTCCTCAAGCCCGCGGCCTCCTCCAGCTCCGCGCCGCCGCCCAGGCCGCAGCCTCGGTCCTTCCTCAAGCAGCTCCCGGGGCTCGCCgcgacggcggctgcggcggccgtcGCCTCCGTGCCTCTCCCGGCCCTGGCCGTGGAGATGGAGAAGGCGGCGCTGTTCGACTTCAACCTGACGCTCCCGGCGATCACGATCGAGTTCCTGCTGCTGATGGTGGCGCTGGACAAGCTCTACTTCTCGCCGCTGGGCAAGTTCATGGACGAGCGGGACGCCAAGATCCGCGCGGAGCTCGGCGGCGTCAAGGACGCCTCCGAGGAGGTGCGGCAGCTGGAGGAGCAGGCCCAGGCCATTCTCAAGGCGGCGCGCGCGGAGATCGCGGCGGCGCTCAACAAGATGAAGAAGGAGACGACCACGGAGCTGGAAGCGAAGCTCGACGAGGGCCGCCGCCGCGTGGAGGCAGAGCTCGTGGAGGCGCTCGCGAGCCTCGAGGGGCAGAAGGAGGAGGCCATCAAGGCGCTGGACGCGCAGATCGTGTCGCTCAGCGACGAGATCGTCAAGAAGGTGCTCCCATCCGCGTGA